The DNA sequence CGGTTGGGGTAGTCATGACGGCATGCCCTCCTCGCCGAGTTCAAGCTTCTGTTTATCGGCCGGGGCGTCCGTCAACGGCGCCTCCGGCTGTACTTCCATCTCCGCGATATGGGCGCCCCTGGGGGTTTCGGCGACAAAGGTGACCGCGCGCGCGATATCGGAGGGACGCAGAAAGTAGGAGTGACGCGCCTGTCCCCAGGTTTTCCAGTCCTCGAGCATGGGGCCGACTTGTTCAGCGGAAAGCTGCCAGCCCATCGAGGTCAATGTCGGGCCGGGGTGCACGATCGAGGCCCGAACACCGGTGCCTTCCAGCTCCATGCGCATGGTGTTCACCATGGCGAGCAAGGCGGCCTTCGCCGCCCCATAGGCGCCCATGTGCGGACGCTGGTGCAACGCGACATCGGACCCGATGAACACCACATCGCCGCGCTGTCGCGCGACCATATCGGGCACGATCGCCGTGGCGAGTCGATTGGCACCCAACAGGTGCACCTGAATCTGTGCGGCGAAGGTGTCTGCGCTCATTTCATGGACCCGGCCCGGGTACATGTCGCCGGCGCCGGACACTAGCAGATCTATCTCGCCCAGCGCGTCAATGCTCTCCGCGACAAACGATTTCACCGAGTCAGCATCGGTGACGTCGAGGGGAAAGGCCACGGCTTCG is a window from the Mycobacteroides salmoniphilum genome containing:
- a CDS encoding SDR family oxidoreductase — protein: MPRFEPHPDRRPSIIAGASSGIGAATAIELAGRGFPVALGARRVDKLTELVEKIRADGGEAVAFPLDVTDADSVKSFVAESIDALGEIDLLVSGAGDMYPGRVHEMSADTFAAQIQVHLLGANRLATAIVPDMVARQRGDVVFIGSDVALHQRPHMGAYGAAKAALLAMVNTMRMELEGTGVRASIVHPGPTLTSMGWQLSAEQVGPMLEDWKTWGQARHSYFLRPSDIARAVTFVAETPRGAHIAEMEVQPEAPLTDAPADKQKLELGEEGMPS